A genomic segment from uncultured Marinifilum sp. encodes:
- a CDS encoding NADH:ubiquinone reductase (Na(+)-transporting) subunit B produces the protein MKALRKFLDKKKPLFQKGGKYEKLQSTFEGFETFLYVPNVTSKSGSHIKDAIDLKRTMSIVVIALIPSLLFGMYNVGYQHFLSIGELASTGLVDMFVYGLIKILPIIVVSYVVGLGIEFAVAQMRGHQINEGFLVSGMLIPLIMPIEAPLWMVAVSTAFAVIIGKEVFGGTGMNIWNPALIARAFFFFAYPSKMSGDAVWIAEKADSFSGATPLAHAASLADFEGGSEMAKSIIEQHLSNACDMFIGLIPGSIGETSTLAILIGAVILLATGIASWRIMLSVFAGGLVMGTIFNLIGSNAYMTDIPAWQHLIMGGFAFGAVFMATDPVSGSQTARGKYIYGFLIGLLAVLIRVVNAGFPEAMMLAILLMNTFAPLIDHYVVQGNIKRRLKRVKVKA, from the coding sequence ATGAAAGCACTAAGAAAATTTCTTGATAAAAAGAAACCCTTATTTCAAAAGGGTGGGAAATACGAGAAGTTGCAATCTACTTTCGAGGGATTTGAAACTTTTTTGTATGTTCCTAATGTTACTTCTAAGTCAGGTTCTCACATAAAAGATGCAATTGATTTAAAGCGTACTATGTCGATAGTTGTTATAGCTTTAATTCCATCTTTATTGTTCGGAATGTACAATGTAGGGTATCAGCATTTCCTTTCCATTGGCGAATTAGCCTCTACCGGATTGGTTGATATGTTTGTTTATGGATTAATTAAAATCCTTCCGATTATTGTCGTATCTTACGTAGTTGGTTTGGGGATTGAATTTGCGGTAGCGCAAATGCGAGGTCACCAAATAAACGAAGGATTTTTGGTGTCGGGAATGTTAATTCCATTAATCATGCCAATTGAAGCTCCTCTTTGGATGGTAGCAGTATCAACAGCATTTGCTGTAATTATTGGTAAAGAAGTATTTGGTGGAACAGGAATGAATATTTGGAATCCAGCTCTTATAGCTCGTGCATTCTTCTTCTTTGCTTATCCATCGAAAATGTCTGGCGACGCAGTTTGGATTGCCGAAAAAGCTGATAGCTTTTCAGGAGCAACTCCTTTAGCTCACGCTGCATCTCTAGCCGATTTCGAAGGAGGTTCGGAAATGGCTAAATCAATAATCGAACAGCACCTAAGTAATGCCTGCGATATGTTTATTGGTTTAATACCAGGATCAATTGGAGAAACATCAACACTAGCAATTCTTATTGGAGCTGTAATTTTATTGGCTACAGGAATTGCGAGTTGGAGAATTATGCTATCGGTATTTGCAGGTGGTCTTGTTATGGGAACAATTTTTAACTTAATTGGTTCTAATGCTTATATGACAGATATTCCAGCATGGCAACACTTAATAATGGGTGGATTTGCTTTTGGAGCTGTATTTATGGCTACCGATCCGGTTTCAGGATCTCAAACTGCTCGTGGAAAATACATTTATGGATTTTTAATAGGTTTATTGGCTGTATTAATCCGTGTTGTAAATGCAGGTTTCCCAGAAGCAATGATGTTGGCTATTCTTTTAATGAACACATTTGCTCCGTTGATTGATCATTATGTAGTTCAGGGGAACATCAAAAGAAGATTGAAACGAGTTAAGGTTAAAGCTTAA
- the nqrF gene encoding NADH:ubiquinone reductase (Na(+)-transporting) subunit F translates to MILLTTQGAVIATSIVIFLLVILVLVSILLYAKKKLTPSGEVTIDINEGDQKLVVEPGSTLLGTLGNAKIFLPSACGGGGTCGMCKCQVHSGAGTILPTETGFFSRKEALSDWRLACQVKVKEDMTMSIPQEIMGIKKWECEVVSNGNVATFIKEFVVRLPEGEILDFKSGGYIQIDVPKIDVDFKDMDIEEEYREDWVKFNMFDLKMKNPEPTYRAYSMANHPAEGNIVMLNIRIATPPFDRVNGGWMNVNPGICSSFIFSRKPGDKVTVSGPYGEFFIKETNNEMMFIGGGAGMAPMRSHIFHLFHTVKTGRKATFWYGARSMKEVFYQDQFDAIAAKFPNFEWHLALSEPLPEDNWEGPTGFIHQVIYDNYLSKHDEPEDIEYYLCGPPMMNSAINNMLYELGVPDEMIAFDDFGS, encoded by the coding sequence ATGATATTATTAACAACACAGGGAGCAGTAATTGCTACAAGTATTGTGATATTTTTACTTGTGATACTGGTACTGGTTTCTATCCTATTGTATGCCAAAAAGAAGCTTACTCCATCGGGAGAGGTTACTATTGATATTAATGAAGGAGACCAAAAATTAGTTGTTGAACCAGGAAGCACTTTATTGGGTACCTTGGGTAATGCAAAAATATTTTTACCATCAGCATGTGGTGGTGGTGGTACTTGTGGAATGTGTAAATGCCAGGTTCATTCAGGGGCAGGAACCATTTTACCAACCGAAACAGGATTCTTTTCAAGAAAAGAGGCTTTATCAGATTGGCGTTTGGCTTGTCAGGTAAAAGTAAAAGAGGATATGACTATGTCCATTCCTCAGGAAATTATGGGAATTAAGAAGTGGGAATGCGAAGTTGTATCTAATGGCAACGTTGCAACTTTCATTAAAGAATTCGTTGTAAGACTTCCTGAAGGAGAAATTCTTGATTTTAAATCAGGAGGATATATTCAAATTGATGTTCCTAAAATCGATGTTGATTTTAAGGATATGGATATTGAAGAAGAGTATCGCGAGGATTGGGTTAAGTTCAATATGTTTGATCTTAAAATGAAGAATCCGGAACCTACATATCGTGCTTATTCAATGGCTAACCATCCTGCCGAAGGAAATATTGTAATGCTGAATATTCGTATTGCAACTCCTCCTTTCGACAGAGTAAATGGTGGTTGGATGAATGTAAATCCTGGAATTTGTTCTTCATTTATCTTCTCACGTAAACCGGGCGATAAAGTTACTGTTTCTGGACCTTACGGAGAATTCTTTATTAAAGAAACCAATAATGAAATGATGTTTATTGGTGGTGGTGCAGGTATGGCTCCAATGCGTTCTCATATCTTCCACTTGTTCCATACTGTAAAAACAGGTCGTAAGGCTACATTTTGGTATGGTGCTCGTTCTATGAAAGAGGTATTCTATCAGGATCAGTTCGATGCTATTGCAGCTAAATTTCCTAATTTTGAATGGCACCTGGCACTTTCTGAGCCGCTACCAGAAGATAACTGGGAAGGACCTACAGGTTTTATTCACCAGGTAATTTACGATAACTACCTAAGCAAACATGATGAGCCGGAAGATATTGAATACTACTTGTGTGGACCTCCAATGATGAATTCAGCAATTAATAATATGCTGTACGAATTAGGAGTACCAGACGAAATGATTGCATTTGACGATTTTGGATCGTAA
- a CDS encoding FAD:protein FMN transferase, whose product MHKYKFIILLLLSLMAVSCKQEAKYHFNEGKVFGTFYHIIYQYPKEEGLQSEILEKLKHFDYSLSTYNPESVISRVNQNDSSVVLDNYFINCFKKSEEIAKITNGAFDWTVAPLVNAWGFGFKNKLDPEQIPVDSLLAIVGYNKVSLENGKVLKKDPRIMFDASAIAKGYGVDVVAEFLESKGVVNYMVEIGGEIRAKGKSNKDRFWRVGIDKPIDDPSSLSRQIQDVIELGNGALATSGNYRQFYVKNGKKYAHTIDPRLGYPVQHSLLSASVVASNCMTADAYATSFMVLGLEKSIEIVQNDSQLEAYFIYSDEDGKLKTYITERLKEQILQ is encoded by the coding sequence ATGCATAAGTATAAGTTCATCATTCTGCTTTTACTAAGTTTAATGGCAGTTTCTTGTAAGCAGGAGGCCAAGTATCATTTTAACGAAGGAAAGGTGTTTGGAACCTTTTACCATATTATTTATCAATATCCGAAGGAGGAAGGCTTACAAAGCGAAATTTTAGAAAAATTGAAACATTTTGATTATTCTCTTTCTACTTATAATCCCGAATCGGTTATTTCTCGTGTGAATCAAAACGATTCGAGTGTTGTATTGGACAATTATTTTATCAATTGCTTTAAGAAAAGCGAAGAAATTGCTAAGATTACTAACGGAGCTTTTGATTGGACCGTTGCTCCTTTGGTGAATGCCTGGGGCTTTGGATTTAAAAATAAACTCGATCCAGAGCAAATACCGGTTGATAGTTTACTGGCCATAGTTGGATATAATAAAGTAAGTTTAGAGAACGGAAAAGTCCTTAAAAAGGATCCACGAATAATGTTCGATGCCAGTGCTATTGCAAAAGGTTATGGAGTAGATGTTGTAGCCGAATTTTTGGAATCGAAAGGAGTCGTTAACTATATGGTAGAGATTGGCGGTGAAATTCGGGCAAAGGGAAAAAGTAATAAAGATAGATTTTGGCGAGTTGGAATCGATAAACCCATTGATGATCCTTCAAGTTTATCTCGACAAATTCAGGATGTTATAGAGTTAGGTAATGGGGCATTAGCTACATCTGGTAACTATCGTCAGTTTTATGTGAAAAATGGCAAAAAATATGCACATACAATTGATCCGCGTTTGGGATATCCAGTGCAGCATAGTTTATTATCAGCCTCGGTTGTAGCTTCTAATTGTATGACAGCAGATGCTTACGCAACTAGTTTTATGGTTTTGGGATTGGAAAAAAGTATAGAAATTGTTCAAAACGATTCGCAGCTTGAGGCTTACTTTATTTATTCTGATGAAGATGGTAAACTTAAAACCTATATTACCGAAAGATTAAAAGAACAGATATTACAATAG
- a CDS encoding DUF5103 domain-containing protein, translating to MRNIIFISLIICLFTKPVLLIGAIQDEDFIYTNEIKKNSINTVQIFPLGGELLKPIIELQGNNQLLFSFDEINKDIQDYSYRIIHCDKNWYSSQLSEFDYIDGFTENQINNYEHSFNTNVNYVHYELKIPNKDIQLKLSGNYVIEVYEDFDPEKVIIRQRFMILDTKVELMGEIKHPIAIDKRETHQEVDFSILHSNFNIDNPHLDLHVILSQNDRLDGSERILKPIFIRKNELVFDYESENVFPGGNEFRNFDLKSFRYQTRFIREISNINDTTNVLLSPGNNRHFKQYIFDQDINGNYLIEVQERDEPATEADYAYITFTLPFDNELKHGDFYVHGKFNNWQCNSRNKMHYDFDKGAYIARIFLKQGYYNYQFALLEHNNKIPDTGYIEGNHWETENNYVIYVYYHDIALNYDMLIGVKTLNSTKNF from the coding sequence ATGCGTAATATTATATTTATATCTTTAATTATCTGTCTTTTTACCAAGCCCGTCTTATTAATTGGAGCTATTCAAGACGAAGATTTCATATACACGAATGAAATTAAAAAAAATAGTATTAACACGGTTCAAATATTTCCTCTAGGAGGAGAATTATTAAAACCAATTATTGAATTGCAAGGAAATAATCAGCTTCTTTTTTCTTTCGATGAAATTAATAAAGACATTCAGGACTATTCTTATAGAATTATTCATTGTGATAAAAATTGGTATTCTTCGCAACTAAGCGAATTCGATTATATCGATGGTTTTACTGAAAATCAGATTAATAATTACGAACATTCGTTTAATACAAATGTAAACTACGTGCATTATGAATTAAAAATTCCGAACAAGGACATACAACTTAAATTATCGGGAAATTATGTGATAGAAGTTTATGAAGATTTTGATCCTGAAAAGGTAATTATAAGACAACGCTTCATGATTTTAGATACAAAAGTTGAACTAATGGGTGAAATTAAACACCCTATTGCTATAGATAAAAGAGAAACTCATCAGGAAGTAGATTTTAGCATACTTCACTCAAATTTTAATATCGATAATCCTCATCTCGATTTACATGTAATTTTAAGCCAGAATGATCGCTTAGATGGTAGTGAACGAATACTAAAACCAATTTTTATTCGTAAAAATGAACTGGTTTTCGATTATGAATCGGAAAATGTTTTTCCTGGAGGAAACGAATTTAGAAACTTTGATTTGAAGAGCTTTAGATATCAAACCCGCTTTATCAGAGAAATCTCAAATATAAATGATACAACAAATGTTTTGCTATCGCCAGGAAACAATCGCCATTTTAAACAATATATTTTCGATCAGGATATTAATGGTAATTACCTTATTGAAGTACAGGAAAGAGACGAACCAGCCACCGAAGCCGATTATGCCTATATTACTTTCACACTTCCGTTTGATAACGAATTAAAACATGGAGATTTTTATGTACACGGAAAATTTAATAACTGGCAGTGCAATAGTCGCAATAAAATGCACTACGATTTTGATAAAGGTGCCTATATTGCCCGTATATTTTTAAAACAAGGATACTACAATTATCAGTTTGCATTACTAGAGCACAATAACAAAATTCCCGATACAGGATATATTGAAGGCAACCACTGGGAAACCGAAAACAATTATGTAATTTACGTTTACTACCACGATATTGCCTTAAATTACGACATGCTAATAGGTGTTAAAACTTTAAATTCTACTAAGAATTTTTAG
- the nqrE gene encoding NADH:ubiquinone reductase (Na(+)-transporting) subunit E yields MENLINIFIKSIFIDNMVFAFFFGMCSYLAVSKTVKTSMGLGLAVIFVLGITVPMNYMLNKYVLAEGALTWIDESLRDVDLSFLSFIMFIAVIASMVQLVEMIVEKFAPTLYSSLGIFLPLIAVNCAILGGSLFMQERDYSTLAEATSFGLGSGIGWLLAIVGIAAIREKIRYSNIPAPLRGLGITFIVTGLMGIAFMSFMGIKL; encoded by the coding sequence ATGGAAAATCTGATTAATATATTTATCAAGTCGATTTTTATCGACAACATGGTGTTCGCATTCTTCTTTGGAATGTGTTCGTACCTTGCAGTTTCTAAAACTGTTAAAACTTCTATGGGATTAGGTTTAGCAGTAATTTTCGTATTAGGAATTACCGTTCCTATGAACTACATGCTAAACAAATATGTTTTAGCTGAAGGAGCATTAACTTGGATTGATGAATCTCTGAGAGATGTTGATTTAAGTTTCTTAAGCTTTATCATGTTTATTGCCGTAATTGCTTCTATGGTGCAATTGGTGGAGATGATTGTTGAGAAATTTGCTCCAACACTTTATTCTTCATTGGGTATTTTCTTACCACTTATTGCTGTAAACTGTGCAATTTTGGGAGGATCTCTATTTATGCAGGAAAGAGACTACAGCACTCTTGCCGAAGCTACTTCTTTTGGATTAGGATCGGGAATTGGATGGTTACTTGCCATTGTAGGAATTGCTGCAATTCGTGAAAAAATTCGTTACTCAAATATTCCTGCTCCTTTACGAGGATTAGGTATTACATTTATTGTAACCGGATTAATGGGAATTGCTTTTATGAGTTTTATGGGTATCAAACTTTAA
- a CDS encoding NADH:ubiquinone reductase (Na(+)-transporting) subunit D has translation MSDKEPLFSAKNRKLLTNPLLSDNPITIQVLGICSALAVTAKLEPAVVMTISVMAVLALANVIVSLIRNTIPSRIRIIVQLVIVAALVILVDQVLKAFAYDVSKQLSVFVGLIITNCIIMGRLEAFALGNKPWPAFLDGIGNAAGYGLILIIVAFFRELLGSGTLYGFKVIPQAVYDMGYQNNGLMILPPMALVTVGIIIWVQRSKDKSLIESN, from the coding sequence ATGAGCGATAAAGAACCATTATTCTCAGCTAAGAACCGAAAGTTGCTTACCAATCCTTTGTTAAGCGATAATCCAATTACCATTCAGGTATTAGGAATTTGTTCGGCACTGGCTGTAACTGCTAAGTTAGAACCAGCAGTGGTAATGACCATTTCAGTTATGGCTGTATTGGCACTTGCTAATGTTATAGTTTCACTAATTAGAAATACGATTCCTTCACGAATCCGTATCATTGTTCAACTTGTAATTGTTGCAGCTTTGGTAATTTTAGTAGACCAGGTTTTGAAAGCTTTTGCTTACGACGTAAGTAAACAACTTTCTGTATTTGTAGGTCTTATTATTACCAACTGTATTATTATGGGACGATTAGAGGCATTTGCACTTGGAAACAAGCCATGGCCTGCTTTCCTAGATGGTATTGGAAATGCTGCCGGATACGGTCTAATTCTTATTATTGTAGCCTTTTTCCGCGAATTGTTAGGATCAGGAACCCTTTATGGATTTAAAGTAATTCCTCAGGCGGTTTACGATATGGGATATCAAAACAACGGTTTAATGATCCTTCCTCCAATGGCATTGGTAACAGTAGGTATCATTATCTGGGTTCAGAGATCTAAGGATAAGTCTTTAATTGAGTCGAACTAA
- a CDS encoding Na(+)-translocating NADH-quinone reductase subunit A, which translates to MSEVKKIKKGLDIKLIGKADKVLEKADRSETYAIKPTDFPGLTPKLKVKVDTEVKAGSPLFFDKYCPEINFASPVSGKVIAVNRGERRKILEVVIQADAETQYEEFKKADPNGLSREEVKTELLESGLWAFVRQRPYDVIANPKETPKAIFISAFDTAPLAADVDFLLEGEAKTFQAGIDALAKLTDGKVQLNVNPNMNESKVISDLKNVSINKFTGAHPAGNVGVQIHHLDPINKGEVVWVIRPQEVVFIGRLFNKGVYDVSRKVALCGSEVKTPCYFETITGTSVRNILKGKLKDDEKIRVISGNVLTGTHIAEDGYLGMYDSQITVIPEGDQFEFFGWALPGLKKFSMSKTFFSWLTPNREYRLDANLHGEHRAFVVSGEYDKVFPMDILPVHLIKSILVEDVDLMEQLGIYEVAPEDFALCDFVCTSKIEVQDIVRKGLDLMIKEMS; encoded by the coding sequence ATGTCTGAAGTTAAAAAGATCAAAAAAGGCTTAGATATTAAGCTGATAGGAAAGGCTGACAAGGTACTTGAAAAAGCTGATCGTTCTGAGACATACGCAATTAAACCTACCGATTTTCCAGGATTAACACCAAAATTAAAAGTTAAGGTTGATACCGAAGTAAAGGCCGGAAGTCCTTTATTTTTCGATAAATATTGCCCTGAAATTAATTTTGCGTCCCCGGTAAGTGGTAAGGTTATAGCCGTAAACAGAGGAGAACGAAGAAAGATTTTGGAAGTAGTGATTCAAGCCGACGCAGAAACCCAATACGAAGAGTTTAAAAAAGCCGATCCAAATGGTCTTTCGCGCGAAGAAGTTAAAACAGAATTACTGGAAAGTGGTTTATGGGCATTTGTTCGTCAACGTCCTTACGACGTAATTGCAAACCCTAAGGAAACACCTAAAGCAATTTTTATTTCAGCATTTGATACTGCTCCTTTAGCTGCAGATGTTGATTTTCTTTTAGAAGGAGAAGCAAAAACTTTTCAAGCAGGTATCGATGCACTAGCAAAGTTAACCGATGGAAAAGTTCAGCTAAATGTAAATCCTAACATGAATGAATCGAAAGTTATTTCTGATTTAAAAAATGTTAGCATTAATAAATTTACAGGAGCTCATCCAGCAGGGAATGTAGGTGTTCAAATTCATCATCTCGATCCTATTAACAAAGGAGAAGTTGTTTGGGTTATTCGTCCACAAGAAGTTGTATTCATTGGTCGTTTATTTAATAAAGGAGTTTACGATGTTAGTCGTAAAGTTGCTCTTTGTGGATCAGAGGTAAAAACACCTTGCTATTTCGAAACAATTACTGGAACTTCTGTTCGCAATATCCTAAAAGGGAAATTGAAAGATGATGAGAAAATTCGAGTAATTTCGGGTAATGTTTTAACCGGTACACATATTGCCGAAGATGGTTATTTGGGAATGTACGATTCTCAAATCACAGTAATTCCAGAAGGTGATCAATTCGAATTTTTCGGTTGGGCTCTTCCAGGATTAAAGAAATTTTCCATGTCGAAAACTTTTTTTTCCTGGCTAACTCCAAATCGTGAGTACCGATTAGATGCTAACCTTCATGGAGAGCATCGCGCTTTTGTTGTGTCAGGCGAATATGATAAAGTCTTTCCAATGGACATCCTTCCTGTACATCTAATCAAATCTATTTTGGTTGAAGATGTAGATTTAATGGAACAATTGGGAATTTATGAAGTGGCTCCTGAAGATTTTGCTCTTTGCGATTTTGTTTGTACATCAAAAATTGAAGTACAAGACATTGTTCGTAAAGGACTTGATTTGATGATTAAGGAAATGAGCTAA
- the nqrC gene encoding NADH:ubiquinone reductase (Na(+)-transporting) subunit C, with protein MNTNSNTYTFLYASGMVLVVAAVLSFTALQLKPRQAKNKEIEKKQDILKAVGVASTPADAEKLYDKFIVKALVVNAEGSITSEDKDEAFKVDLKKEAKVDLAKRQLPVFVFNKEGIGQKMILPVRGKGMWGPIWGYISMEQDGKTIFGATFDHQGETPGLGAEISKAEFQKPFTGKQIFDEIGKFTSLVLVKGTAKGHPHQFDAVSGGTVTSKGLEAMLQDNLSSYEKFLKSSK; from the coding sequence ATGAATACTAATAGTAATACATATACTTTTCTTTATGCTTCCGGCATGGTATTGGTTGTGGCTGCAGTTCTTTCTTTTACTGCATTACAATTAAAACCTCGTCAGGCAAAGAATAAAGAAATCGAGAAAAAGCAAGACATTCTAAAAGCTGTCGGTGTTGCTTCTACTCCTGCTGATGCTGAAAAGTTGTACGATAAATTTATCGTAAAAGCTTTGGTTGTTAATGCAGAAGGAAGCATTACCTCGGAAGATAAAGACGAAGCTTTTAAAGTTGACCTAAAAAAAGAGGCTAAAGTAGATCTTGCTAAAAGACAACTTCCTGTTTTTGTTTTTAACAAAGAGGGAATTGGACAAAAAATGATACTTCCTGTTCGCGGAAAAGGAATGTGGGGCCCTATTTGGGGATACATTTCTATGGAGCAAGATGGTAAAACCATTTTTGGCGCTACCTTTGATCATCAGGGAGAAACTCCAGGTTTGGGTGCAGAGATATCTAAGGCCGAATTCCAAAAACCATTTACAGGTAAGCAAATTTTCGACGAAATAGGAAAATTTACTTCTTTGGTATTGGTAAAAGGAACCGCCAAAGGACATCCTCACCAATTCGATGCAGTATCGGGTGGTACTGTTACATCAAAAGGTTTAGAAGCAATGCTTCAAGATAACCTTAGCAGTTATGAAAAGTTTTTAAAATCTTCAAAATAA